A region of Streptomyces halobius DNA encodes the following proteins:
- a CDS encoding diaminopimelate decarboxylase — translation MPISDGFARRLLPILKEIVAAYGTPFHIYDARGITHTYRGMVEAYASVPMQQYFAVKALPNPAVLSLLLAEGSGLDCASPVELELARRVGAVGDDVVFTSNNTSLAEYEQALEAGALITFDDRAFFKRVRTLPETVAFRVSPHGLAAGSALMGDAAHTKFGVPAGELVDVYREARRRGATRFGIHGMISANELDVDRAARAAVDVIELGARVAAAADITLDYVNIGGGLGIPYRPEDKPFDFTAYADAVIQARRRCFPGSGPRILMECGRYVTGPHGILVTRVINRSRKAREIVGLDASMSALMRPGYYGAYHHLSLPFVSGRPEVRVDVVGALCENMDKFAVDRPMPDPAVGDLALIHDTGAHGHSMGFTYNGRLRPAELLLTDDGDIVEIRRAETFDDYLATARWQPQPVLSRGGPAPTQEAREPK, via the coding sequence TTGCCCATTTCGGATGGGTTCGCCCGAAGGCTTCTGCCGATACTCAAGGAGATTGTCGCCGCGTACGGCACTCCGTTCCACATCTACGACGCTCGTGGCATCACCCACACCTACCGAGGCATGGTGGAAGCCTACGCGAGCGTACCGATGCAGCAGTACTTCGCCGTCAAGGCCCTGCCGAACCCTGCCGTACTGTCCCTTCTCCTGGCCGAGGGAAGCGGCCTCGACTGCGCTTCGCCTGTCGAGCTCGAACTGGCCCGTCGGGTCGGCGCGGTCGGGGACGACGTGGTGTTCACGTCTAACAACACCTCGCTTGCGGAGTACGAGCAGGCACTCGAGGCCGGGGCCCTGATCACATTCGATGACCGGGCCTTCTTCAAAAGAGTGCGCACCCTGCCTGAGACCGTGGCCTTCCGGGTCTCACCCCACGGCCTGGCGGCCGGTTCGGCCCTCATGGGGGACGCCGCCCACACGAAGTTCGGCGTTCCCGCCGGGGAACTCGTCGACGTCTACCGGGAGGCCCGTCGTAGAGGAGCAACCCGCTTCGGCATTCACGGCATGATCAGCGCCAACGAGTTGGACGTCGACCGGGCCGCGCGGGCCGCGGTCGACGTGATCGAACTGGGCGCCCGGGTGGCCGCCGCGGCAGACATCACACTCGACTATGTCAACATCGGCGGCGGCCTGGGCATCCCGTACCGGCCCGAGGACAAGCCGTTCGACTTCACCGCCTATGCGGACGCCGTCATCCAGGCACGGCGGCGCTGCTTTCCCGGAAGCGGGCCCCGGATCCTGATGGAGTGCGGACGCTATGTCACAGGACCCCATGGAATCCTCGTGACGCGCGTCATCAACCGCTCCCGTAAGGCACGGGAGATCGTCGGACTGGACGCGTCGATGTCCGCGCTCATGCGACCGGGATACTACGGCGCCTACCACCACCTGAGCCTGCCCTTTGTTTCAGGGCGACCCGAGGTGCGCGTCGACGTGGTGGGCGCGCTCTGCGAGAACATGGACAAGTTCGCCGTGGACCGGCCCATGCCCGACCCAGCGGTCGGAGACCTCGCCCTCATCCACGACACCGGCGCCCACGGGCACTCCATGGGTTTCACCTACAACGGGCGGCTGCGGCCGGCCGAACTGCTGCTGACCGACGATGGGGACATCGTCGAGATCCGACGGGCAGAGACCTTCGACGACTACCTCGCCACCGCCCGCTGGCAGCCGCAGCCCGTGCTGTCGCGCGGCGGGCCGGCTCCCACACAGGAAGCAAGAGAACCGAAGTGA